In one Rutidosis leptorrhynchoides isolate AG116_Rl617_1_P2 chromosome 8, CSIRO_AGI_Rlap_v1, whole genome shotgun sequence genomic region, the following are encoded:
- the LOC139861247 gene encoding protein phosphatase 2C 37-like, translating into MAGMCCGVVGETKTQSTVEPSGGRQVRRRRMDIQQLKFLAAAASDVIMPLSDQTTPTKRRKFETIKTEDTADVSENAVSTSSQAVQKEDSRFGLTVVCGRRRDLEDAVAVKPSFCNDLHFYGVYDGHGCSHVAMKCKDGMHEIVKEEIEKNNVRSIEWNETMVTSFSRMDKDVTEWSNGASSSDCRCELQTPQCDAVGSTAVVSVVTPDKIIVANCGDSRAVLCRNGVAIPLSTDHKPDRPDELERIEKAGGRVIYWDGARVLGVLAMSRAIGDNYLKPYVIPEPEVMVMERTAEDECIILASDGLWDVVSNDVACSVARMCLSSQEVPSPPRSPGSELNVSRGESSDKACSDASILLTKLALARRSMDNVSVVVIDLRRNF; encoded by the exons ATGGCTGGTATGTGTTGTGGTGTCGTTGGAGAAACAAAAACACAATCAACGGTTGAACCTAGCGGTGGTCGTCAAGTGAGACGACGTCGTATGGATATACAACAACTTAAATTCCTCGCCGCTGCTGCTTCTGACGTCATCATGCCTTTGTCTGATCAAACCACGCCAACAAAACGCCGAAAATTTGAAACGATTAAAACCGAAGATACAGCCGACGTCTCCGAAAACGCCGTTAGTACTTCTTCACAAGCCGTACAAAAAGAAGATTCTAGATTCGGTTTAACCGTTGTTTGCGGAAGAAGACGAGATTTAGAAGACGCCGTTGCTGTTAAACCGTCGTTTTGTAATGATCTACACTTTTACGGTGTTTACGATGGCCATGGATGCTCTCAT GTGGCAATGAAGTGCAAGGACGGAATGCATGAAATAGTAAAAGAAGAAATTGAGAAGAATAACGTGAGATCAATTGAATGGAACGAAACGATGGTAACGAGTTTTTCGCGAATGGATAAAGACGTAACGGAATGGAGTAACGGCGCTTCAAGCTCCGATTGTAGATGTGAGCTTCAAACTCCACAGTGTGACGCCGTTGGCTCAACTGCCGTTGTTTCCGTTGTAACTCCTGATAAAATCATCGTCGCAAACTGCGGTGATTCACGTGCAGTCCTTTGCCGGAACGGTGTTGCTATTCCCCTCTCCACCGATCACAAG CCCGATCGACCCGATGAACTCGAACGAATCGAAAAAGCCGGTGGCCGAGTTATTTATTGGGATGGCGCAAGAGTTCTCGGTGTGCTAGCTATGTCTCGAGCTATCG GTGACAACTATTTGAAACCTTACGTAATACCGGAACCGGAAGTAATGGTAATGGAACGAACAGCCGAGGACGAGTGCATAATCCTCGCAAGTGACGGACTTTGGGATGTTGTATCAAACGACGTCGCGTGTAGTGTTGCGCGCATGTGTTTGAGTTCGCAAGAGGTTCCGTCGCCCCCGAGATCTCCTGGGAGCGAACTGAACGTCTCACGCGGTGAGAGCTCGGACAAGGCGTGTTCGGATGCGTCGATTTTGTTAACAAAATTAGCGTTGGCTAGACGGAGTATGGATAACGTTAGTGTTGTCGTGATTGATTTAAGAAGAAATTTTTGA